In Aedes albopictus strain Foshan chromosome 3, AalbF5, whole genome shotgun sequence, the following are encoded in one genomic region:
- the LOC134291002 gene encoding uncharacterized protein LOC134291002, whose amino-acid sequence MNDAGVTPRLQKQHHLKHYFIHQGTSYYIPVYVDGPTTTVRIHDLSLQMSNDVITRHMQQYGKVISIENEVWKNFFPGILNGVRVVRMKLEKTLPSRIVVNDKPTYVTYPRTNKHTSLQPTQLSSSAKEQNSIGDKQYTAVDHPSASTLTGKSDDDNDTNNDDDGDDDDILRTDTDEYNEKDTETVETEVEPESTKRRLSTETDNGRKEENLAKRSCNEGGQNSELEWKIYHTRSRKKISCVNCTIL is encoded by the coding sequence ATGAATGACGCCGGCGTTACACCACGACTGCAAAAACAACATCATCTCAAGCACTACTTCATCCACCAAGGAACAAGTTACTACATCCCAGTGTATGTTGACGGCCCCACTACAACCGTAAGGATCCACGACCTTTCACTGCAAATGTCCAACGACGTCATCACGCGCCACATGCAACAGTATGGCAAAGTAATCTCCATCGAAAATGAAGTATGGAAGAACTTTTTCCCGGGAATTCTAAACGGCGTCAGAGTTGTGCGAATGAAACTGGAGAAGACGCTGCCATCTCGTATTGTGGTCAACGACAAACCTACCTACGTAACCTATCCGAGAAcaaacaaacacacatcgctccAGCCAACACAACTATCAAGCTCTGCTAAAGAGCAAAACAGCATCGGTGATAAACAATACACAGCTGTTGATCACCCATCGGCTTCGACTCTCACCGGCAAAAGTGACGATGATAACGAcaccaacaacgacgacgacggcgacgatgatGATATTCTGCGCACCGATACCGACGAGTATAACGAAAAAGACACAGAGACCGTTGAAACTGAAGTTGAGCCTGAGTCTACGAAGAGACGGTTGTCGACTGAAACGGACAATGGAAGAAAGGAAGAGAACTTAGCAAAACGATCCTGCAATGAGGGAGGACAGAATTCTGAATTAGAGTGGAAGATTTATCATACTAGATCGAGAAAAAAAATAAGCTGTGTAAATTGTACCATATTGTAA